One segment of Rickettsiales bacterium Ac37b DNA contains the following:
- the atpG gene encoding ATP synthase gamma subunit gives MANNIKDLKLRIKSVKSTQKITRAMKMVAAAKLRRSREKLEIALPYITKMQETILDLSQASNFENNAPKLLVGTSEEKIYLVIVVTSDRGLCGAFNSSIIRATKKYIQELRDQGKDYKIFCIGKKGYESLKIDYSKNIIGHTLTSSKKEVNYSDSERIANKILAAFSASEFDVCVVLYNKFKNAISQIATMQQLIPLAEHDSGNDYSTNSHKLFEYEPSEEAILNTLLPKNVKVQLYRALLENAASEQGARMTAMDNATTNAGEMIKNLTLLYNRTRQAAITKELIEIISGAEAL, from the coding sequence ATGGCTAATAACATTAAAGATTTAAAGCTTAGAATTAAAAGTGTTAAATCAACACAAAAGATTACTAGAGCTATGAAAATGGTAGCGGCGGCAAAATTAAGAAGATCTCGCGAAAAACTGGAAATAGCTTTGCCTTATATTACAAAAATGCAAGAAACTATTTTGGATTTATCACAAGCTTCTAATTTTGAGAATAATGCTCCTAAATTATTAGTTGGGACTAGTGAAGAAAAAATTTATTTAGTGATAGTGGTAACGTCTGATCGTGGATTATGTGGGGCATTCAATAGCTCAATTATCAGAGCTACTAAAAAATATATTCAAGAATTAAGAGATCAAGGCAAAGATTATAAGATTTTTTGTATAGGCAAAAAAGGGTATGAAAGCTTAAAGATTGACTACTCTAAAAATATTATTGGCCATACGCTTACCTCGAGTAAAAAAGAGGTTAATTATTCTGATTCAGAACGTATTGCTAATAAAATATTAGCAGCTTTTTCTGCAAGTGAATTTGATGTATGTGTGGTGTTATATAATAAGTTTAAGAATGCTATATCTCAAATAGCAACTATGCAACAATTAATACCTCTTGCTGAGCATGATAGTGGTAATGATTATTCAACAAATAGCCATAAATTATTTGAATATGAGCCTAGTGAAGAAGCAATATTAAATACTCTATTGCCTAAAAATGTCAAAGTGCAATTATATCGAGCATTGCTTGAAAATGCAGCAAGTGAACAAGGTGCACGTATGACTGCTATGGACAATGCTACTACTAATGCTGGAGAAATGATCAAAAACTTAACTTTATTATATAATAGAACAAGGCAGGCAGCTATTACGAAAGAGTTAATAGAAATTATTTCTGGTGCAGAAGCATTATAG
- the trpD gene encoding Anthranilate synthase component II has protein sequence MSEILKYINKAVQRETLTLEEATRAFQIILAGGALPSQIVAFIVALETKGANIDEILGAINVFRTKSNFILAPNNTIDICNIGPHTNNFLNIYTAVAFVVAGCGIPVAKHGSNIITQLDNYNIPSSIIRASDILPILGVNINAHPKKSAQSLLEANICFMLISKYHTYLREILSLVNELDIHTIFDFIIPLCNPAKPKYCLIGVHSKEIAEKLAMIMQHMEYNKAWIVSSHNVLASLTLTGEAYVIEITNKNTKSFTITPEEYQLPIMENLDEIKGGDMFFNAKKLLELLQGQKNTYRDIVLLNAAAALFIVGEVSNIKDGILLASNSLDSGQAYKSLQNLIAISSI, from the coding sequence ATGAGTGAAATATTAAAATATATTAATAAAGCTGTACAAAGAGAAACCTTAACTTTAGAAGAAGCCACACGAGCTTTCCAAATTATTTTAGCAGGTGGCGCCTTACCTTCACAAATTGTTGCGTTTATAGTTGCATTAGAAACAAAAGGCGCTAACATAGATGAGATTTTAGGTGCGATTAATGTATTTAGAACTAAATCTAATTTTATCCTCGCTCCAAATAATACTATAGATATCTGCAATATAGGTCCCCATACAAATAATTTTCTTAATATATATACTGCCGTCGCCTTTGTTGTAGCAGGATGTGGCATACCTGTTGCAAAACACGGCAGCAATATAATTACACAATTAGACAATTATAATATTCCTTCATCTATAATACGTGCGTCTGATATATTACCTATTTTGGGCGTGAATATTAATGCACATCCAAAAAAATCTGCCCAATCACTGCTAGAAGCAAACATATGCTTTATGTTAATTAGTAAATACCATACATATTTACGAGAAATATTATCTTTAGTTAATGAATTAGATATACACACTATATTTGACTTTATTATTCCTTTGTGTAATCCAGCAAAACCCAAATATTGTTTAATTGGAGTACATTCAAAAGAAATAGCAGAAAAACTAGCTATGATCATGCAACATATGGAATATAACAAAGCATGGATTGTATCAAGCCATAATGTACTAGCAAGTTTAACTTTAACAGGAGAGGCTTATGTAATTGAAATAACAAATAAAAATACAAAATCCTTTACTATTACTCCTGAAGAATATCAATTACCAATAATGGAAAATTTAGATGAAATTAAGGGCGGAGATATGTTTTTCAATGCTAAAAAATTATTAGAATTATTACAAGGACAGAAAAATACTTATCGCGACATAGTCCTCTTAAATGCTGCAGCAGCCTTATTCATCGTCGGTGAAGTATCAAACATCAAAGATGGTATTTTACTTGCCTCTAATTCTTTAGACAGCGGACAAGCATATAAATCTTTGCAAAATCTTATTGCTATTTCTAGTATATAA
- the atpH gene encoding ATP synthase subunit delta: MSAYSYNELVRRYVKSLIGLANKSINEEDIKKDFNNLLKLFKADYKLLKIIKSPVVQCNQLIHLIEEICNQYSCNNLTKKFCILLAKNRRLFLLPAIIEKFNQLMLDKCGEVSIKVTVAHSFLEQHVESLKIAFEKVFTKKVNIILTIDPKILGGVVVQLGSKMLDGSLRNKIARLKSIGMDAIYTN, encoded by the coding sequence GTGTCAGCATATAGTTATAATGAATTAGTTAGGCGTTATGTCAAATCATTAATAGGTTTAGCTAATAAATCTATTAATGAAGAAGACATTAAAAAGGACTTTAATAATTTATTAAAATTATTTAAGGCAGATTATAAATTATTAAAAATAATAAAATCTCCTGTCGTGCAATGTAATCAATTAATACATTTAATAGAAGAAATATGTAATCAATACAGTTGTAATAATCTGACAAAAAAGTTTTGTATATTACTTGCTAAAAATAGAAGATTGTTTCTGCTTCCAGCGATTATAGAGAAATTTAATCAGCTTATGTTGGATAAGTGTGGCGAAGTATCAATAAAAGTTACTGTAGCTCATTCGTTTCTTGAACAACATGTAGAGTCACTTAAGATAGCATTTGAAAAAGTGTTTACTAAAAAAGTTAATATAATACTGACAATTGATCCAAAAATTTTGGGTGGTGTAGTGGTGCAGTTGGGGTCCAAGATGTTAGATGGATCTTTAAGAAACAAGATAGCTAGATTAAAATCTATCGGTATGGATGCTATTTATACAAATTAA
- the atpA gene encoding ATP synthase subunit alpha encodes MEMYSSEISEILTKQIEGFDNQAEFKEIGQVISVGDGIAKVYGLDMVQASEMVEFEGGIKGMVLNLETDNVGIVIFGEDRLIKEGDIVKRTGEIVQVPTGRGLLGRVVDALGNPIDGKGPLKDVTYTNVEVKAPGVITRKSVHEPVQTGIKSIDALIPIGRGQRELIIGDRQTGKTAVAIDTILNQKPAHKENDETKKLYCVYVAIGQKRSSVAQVMKTLEENGALEYSIIVAATASDPAPLQFLAPYTGCAMGEYFRDNGKHALIVYDDLSKHAVAYRQMSLLLRRPPGREAYPGDVFYLHSRLLERAAKMSDENGAGSLTALPIIETQGGDVSAYIPTNVISITDGQIYLDTELFYKGVRPAVDVGLSVSRVGSAAQIKAMKQVAGSIKLDLAQFREMEAFAQFGSDLDATTQRLIARGQRLTELLKQAQYSPLVVEEQVVVIYAGVKGYLDKISIKDIFRFEKALLTGMRAHHQDILISIRSEEKLTIENENKLKVVLEEFIKNFS; translated from the coding sequence ATGGAAATGTATAGTTCTGAGATTTCAGAAATTTTAACAAAGCAAATCGAAGGTTTTGATAATCAGGCTGAGTTCAAAGAAATAGGACAAGTAATTTCTGTAGGTGATGGGATTGCAAAAGTATACGGTCTTGATATGGTTCAAGCTAGTGAAATGGTAGAATTTGAAGGTGGTATCAAAGGTATGGTACTGAACCTTGAAACGGATAATGTTGGTATAGTAATTTTTGGTGAAGATCGCTTGATTAAAGAAGGAGATATAGTAAAGCGTACTGGAGAAATTGTTCAAGTTCCAACGGGCAGAGGATTGTTAGGTAGAGTAGTAGATGCTTTAGGTAATCCAATAGATGGTAAGGGGCCTTTAAAGGATGTAACATACACTAATGTAGAAGTTAAAGCTCCGGGCGTAATTACGCGCAAGTCTGTGCATGAGCCTGTGCAAACTGGTATTAAATCTATTGATGCTTTAATTCCTATAGGAAGAGGGCAAAGAGAATTAATTATTGGTGATAGACAAACTGGTAAAACAGCTGTTGCTATTGATACTATACTTAACCAAAAGCCAGCCCATAAAGAAAATGATGAAACGAAAAAATTATATTGTGTATATGTAGCAATTGGTCAAAAGAGATCTAGTGTTGCTCAAGTGATGAAGACTTTAGAAGAAAATGGGGCTTTAGAATATAGTATAATAGTAGCTGCTACAGCTTCTGATCCTGCACCTTTACAGTTTTTGGCTCCATATACAGGTTGTGCTATGGGTGAATATTTTCGTGATAATGGTAAGCACGCTCTTATTGTATATGATGATTTGAGTAAGCATGCTGTAGCATATCGCCAGATGTCTTTATTATTAAGAAGACCCCCTGGAAGAGAAGCGTATCCTGGTGATGTATTTTATTTACATTCAAGATTACTGGAACGTGCTGCTAAAATGTCTGATGAAAATGGTGCGGGCTCTTTAACTGCTTTACCTATTATCGAAACTCAGGGTGGTGATGTTTCTGCTTATATTCCTACTAACGTAATTTCTATTACAGATGGACAAATTTATTTAGATACAGAATTGTTTTATAAAGGTGTAAGACCAGCAGTAGATGTAGGATTATCTGTAAGCCGCGTTGGTTCTGCGGCACAGATTAAGGCTATGAAACAAGTTGCTGGTTCAATTAAACTTGATCTTGCTCAATTTAGGGAAATGGAAGCATTTGCACAATTTGGTTCAGATTTAGATGCAACTACTCAACGCTTAATTGCACGTGGTCAAAGATTAACTGAATTGTTAAAGCAAGCACAATACTCTCCACTTGTTGTAGAAGAGCAAGTAGTTGTAATTTATGCTGGGGTGAAGGGTTATTTAGATAAAATATCAATAAAAGATATATTTAGGTTTGAGAAAGCTTTATTGACAGGTATGCGTGCTCATCATCAAGATATACTTATATCTATTCGTAGTGAAGAAAAACTTACAATAGAGAATGAAAATAAATTAAAAGTAGTATTAGAAGAATTTATAAAGAATTTTTCTTAA